The following are encoded together in the Oreochromis niloticus isolate F11D_XX linkage group LG12, O_niloticus_UMD_NMBU, whole genome shotgun sequence genome:
- the ccl27a gene encoding C-C motif chemokine 27a, with product MFTCFSESSWVCAQVCAGLLCQYLNTKDMLPPHTCSAIMDVKVGFVIVFLCTLAITSTEAGIPKCCMSTKSDIRARILMNVQRWEMQESNGACDIQALVLYVKNFKKPVCAHPNLRRKLKIILKIKDQMAHQRPS from the exons ATGTTCACGTGCTTCTCTGAATCTTCGTGGGTGTGTGCACAGGTATGTGCAGGACTTCTGTGTCAGTATTTAAACACCAAAGATATGTTACCTCCCCACACTTGCTCTGCCATCATGGATGTGAAAGTTGGGTTTGTGATTGTGTTCCTCTGCACACTGGCCATCACCTCCACTGAAG CTGGAATTCCAAAATGCTGCATGAGTACAAAGAGTGACATCCGGGCACGAATACTAATGAACGTTCAAAGATGGGAGATGCAGGAAAGCAACGGTGCCTGTGACATCCAAGCACTTGT ACTGTATGTAAAGAACTTTAAAAAGCCAGTATGTGCTCATCCCAATTTGAGGCGAAAACTGAAGATCATTCTGAAAATAAAGGACCAGATGGCGCACCAACGTCCTTCCTAG